A stretch of Christensenellaceae bacterium DNA encodes these proteins:
- the cas1 gene encoding CRISPR-associated endonuclease Cas1, translating into MRKLLNVLFVVQPDTRVNLDADNVCVHTEGEVALRVPLLNLEQIVLFNYFGATPQLLGECAKRKITVSFLNEYGKYLGTFYGESNGNVLLRREQYRIADDHRAVEYAKSFIFGKLHNQKWVMERGIRDYSLRIDTGLLKKQSEFISGQLKQVLETDTEENLRALEGNAAHRYFLALDELILQNKEFFVLKNRNRRPPTDAVNAMLSFAYTLLASECRHALEVVGLDSYVGFLHADRPGRSSLALDLMEELRPHYADRFVLSLINRGEISEADFEFQGSGAVYLSAPARKRFLSSWQNRKKEEITHPFLKERIEWGLVPYCQALLLARTIRGDIDGYPPFLWK; encoded by the coding sequence ATGAGGAAGCTGCTCAATGTTCTTTTTGTCGTTCAACCAGACACAAGAGTGAATTTGGATGCGGATAACGTTTGTGTCCATACTGAAGGTGAAGTTGCGCTTCGCGTACCGTTGCTGAATTTAGAACAAATTGTCCTCTTTAATTATTTTGGGGCGACACCGCAGCTTTTGGGAGAATGCGCAAAGCGAAAAATAACAGTCAGTTTTTTGAACGAGTATGGAAAGTATTTGGGAACATTTTATGGAGAATCCAACGGCAATGTGCTTTTGCGCAGGGAACAGTACCGTATCGCTGACGATCATCGCGCAGTGGAGTATGCGAAAAGCTTTATTTTTGGAAAACTTCATAATCAGAAATGGGTGATGGAGCGCGGTATAAGGGATTATTCCTTGAGGATCGATACGGGATTGTTAAAAAAACAAAGTGAATTTATCAGCGGCCAGCTCAAACAGGTTTTGGAGACCGATACAGAAGAAAACCTTCGCGCGCTCGAAGGAAATGCGGCGCACCGCTACTTTTTGGCGCTCGATGAATTGATCTTGCAAAACAAAGAGTTTTTTGTATTAAAGAACCGAAACCGCCGCCCGCCTACCGATGCGGTGAATGCGATGTTGTCCTTTGCTTATACGCTGTTGGCCAGCGAATGCAGACATGCGCTTGAAGTGGTGGGCCTGGACAGCTATGTGGGATTTTTGCATGCGGACAGGCCGGGAAGGAGTTCGCTTGCCCTGGACCTGATGGAAGAGCTGCGCCCGCACTATGCAGACAGGTTTGTTTTGTCGCTCATCAACAGAGGCGAAATAAGCGAAGCGGATTTTGAGTTTCAAGGTTCGGGCGCGGTTTATTTATCTGCCCCCGCACGCAAACGATTCCTCTCGTCCTGGCAAAACCGGAAAAAGGAAGAAATCACACATCCGTTTTTGAAAGAGAGAATTGAATGGGGATTGGTTCCATATTGTCAGGCGTTATTGCTGGCGCGAACCATAAGAGGGGACATAGACGGCTATCCGCCATTTTTGTGGAAGTAA
- a CDS encoding diguanylate phosphodiesterase: MIGSIALILLSLPVAAYQDFLSSPAGTVLYQILSLVHSAAFDFLAIVFLITISYSYAQLCSNRMSMRIGVPVIALCCFMIMSGAGTESFSLSNFGVNGLFIAILTAIFASVLFIKLASVPKLTPQIYADGTDHDFNAVFSMILPGAFVLLVFASFNYVLVNILGVGNLPAFLADTMITLFTGLGNGLLSGILFVFFLGTFWFFGIHGGNVMDSVSQQYFAGNVDINIANISAGLAPAEILSKTFFDVFVFMGGCGTILCLVIAIFLFSRRRSVKDIAKMGIGPTIFNINEFVIFGLPVVLNPVFFIPFVATPIVITVISYFAVYLGFVPYVTQTVEWTTPAILSGYVATGSVAGSLLQIVNIAVGVLIYRPFIKLYEKKQIVNMKRDVLELTGILADAEKENKPSWLLNRNDHLGSVAKMLVTDLRHAIKKHKLTMHYQPQVKSTGECFGAEALLRWEHEIAGFVAPPLIIELAREADFLSELEQEILGMACDGLRGFDEKLDADFKLSFNITPDTLKASNFFEMLQTAVQKSSVNPRNLWIEVTEQAVLADTPELARTIELLRQTGYKLSLDDFGMGHTSLLYLQNNHFDQVKLDGSIVRDMLQNERSCDIISSIVNLGKSLHFSVLAEYVEVPEQRDKLLELGCDEFQGYLFSKPLPQDELVKLVKQWRERLGKA, translated from the coding sequence ATGATCGGGTCGATCGCGCTTATTTTGCTGAGCCTGCCTGTGGCCGCCTACCAGGATTTCCTGTCCTCCCCCGCCGGAACGGTCCTTTACCAAATACTGAGCCTTGTCCACAGCGCGGCCTTTGATTTCCTGGCCATTGTTTTCCTGATCACGATCAGCTACAGCTACGCGCAGCTATGCAGCAACAGAATGTCGATGCGCATCGGCGTGCCCGTAATCGCCCTGTGCTGCTTTATGATCATGTCCGGCGCGGGTACGGAAAGCTTTTCCCTGTCGAACTTTGGGGTCAACGGGCTTTTTATCGCTATCCTCACAGCGATCTTCGCCAGCGTACTGTTTATAAAGCTGGCCTCTGTTCCCAAGTTGACTCCGCAAATCTACGCGGACGGAACGGACCACGACTTCAACGCCGTATTTTCCATGATCTTGCCGGGAGCGTTCGTGCTTTTGGTCTTTGCCTCTTTCAATTATGTACTGGTCAATATTTTAGGCGTAGGAAACCTGCCCGCTTTTCTGGCGGATACGATGATAACCCTTTTCACGGGTCTTGGCAACGGCCTGCTTTCGGGCATACTGTTTGTCTTTTTCCTGGGAACGTTCTGGTTTTTCGGGATACACGGCGGCAACGTTATGGACAGCGTTTCCCAGCAGTATTTTGCAGGCAACGTGGATATTAACATCGCGAATATCTCGGCTGGACTTGCGCCTGCCGAAATATTAAGCAAAACATTTTTCGACGTATTTGTGTTTATGGGCGGCTGCGGAACCATTCTTTGCCTCGTCATCGCGATCTTTTTGTTTTCCCGCAGGCGGAGCGTCAAAGACATCGCGAAAATGGGCATAGGGCCGACTATATTCAATATCAATGAATTTGTCATTTTCGGTTTGCCGGTTGTCCTCAATCCGGTATTCTTCATTCCTTTCGTCGCGACGCCCATTGTGATCACGGTCATCTCTTATTTCGCCGTTTACTTGGGATTTGTTCCTTATGTAACGCAAACCGTGGAATGGACGACCCCCGCGATCCTGAGCGGGTATGTTGCCACGGGTTCTGTTGCCGGGAGTTTGCTGCAAATCGTCAATATCGCTGTTGGCGTATTGATCTACCGTCCGTTTATCAAACTGTACGAGAAAAAACAAATCGTCAATATGAAACGGGACGTCCTGGAATTAACCGGTATCCTGGCGGATGCCGAAAAGGAAAACAAACCGTCGTGGCTGTTAAACCGTAACGATCACTTAGGTTCTGTCGCCAAAATGCTGGTGACCGATCTTCGTCACGCGATCAAAAAACATAAACTGACGATGCATTACCAGCCGCAGGTAAAAAGCACCGGCGAATGCTTCGGGGCCGAGGCCCTGCTGCGCTGGGAGCATGAGATCGCTGGCTTCGTCGCGCCTCCGCTTATCATAGAGCTTGCCCGCGAGGCAGATTTCCTCAGCGAGCTGGAGCAGGAGATCTTGGGCATGGCCTGCGACGGTCTGCGCGGATTTGACGAAAAACTGGACGCGGATTTTAAGCTTTCGTTCAATATCACTCCCGATACCTTAAAGGCCAGTAATTTCTTTGAGATGCTGCAGACGGCTGTACAAAAAAGCTCGGTCAATCCGCGCAACCTGTGGATCGAGGTAACCGAGCAGGCGGTGCTCGCCGATACGCCGGAGCTGGCGCGAACCATCGAACTTCTGCGCCAAACGGGTTACAAGCTTTCGCTCGACGATTTCGGCATGGGCCATACCTCGCTGCTCTATTTGCAGAACAACCACTTTGACCAGGTCAAGCTCGACGGGTCAATCGTTCGGGATATGCTGCAAAACGAACGGTCGTGCGATATTATTTCTTCTATTGTCAATCTGGGAAAATCGCTTCATTTTTCCGTGCTCGCGGAATATGTCGAGGTGCCAGAGCAGCGCGATAAGCTGCTGGAACTCGGCTGTGACGAGTTCCAGGGCTACCTGTTCAGCAAGCCGCTTCCGCAGGACGAACTGGTCAAGCTGGTCAAACAGTGGCGGGAACGTCTGGGAAAAGCCTGA
- a CDS encoding type I-C CRISPR-associated protein Cas8c/Csd1: MGLFQNLLETYDKCKDAIGIPVTDADGSVNEKKTLLPIFHTTFKSEICVYLDCDGGFVRASRDRKEITIIIPCTEESSGRSNDKANPQPHPLCDQLDYVGGIKDKGCKNYLTQLAQWKGGHAVLNAIYAYVAGGTIISDLMKNDIFKDSEYRSAAENPDASSVDYDKIRKIGIRFAVQTGERVSNVWEDKEIRDAWIDYVRSKTAANGSLFDYLSGCPVDAVATQHPKNINSMTGNAKLLSCNDTSGFTFRGRFAAQDDAVIVDYVQSQKMHQMLRWLIANYGYMADSQVIVTWAVDSDTEVKEKAQDNTFSLFRNMKTIETDADALLDVNTTVVYAEYAQKLKKALQGYGKASELKKHARRICIAVFDAATTGRMGLLFYQEMPEHTYLENIVNWHTDTSYFLTAWKKEKGENGKDKSTIIRYIGAPSYDDILFAVYGKPRGGNDAGYNNLKKKVRKQLLECMFGNFALPESMVKMAANRTSHPMSFTDAKWENSDNEWTRALNITCALIRKYYKQHYKEGLPLELDELQKDRSYLYGRWLAVADKIEEDALRSKGKQGERATNAIRLMSSYAVKPLTTKLTLSQQLQPYINQRYSLYKNFFLPLITEIDEKLEEFTDNNEALSPLYLLGYSAQYRALSKNNKLKNSEENDDGSITE; encoded by the coding sequence GTGGGATTGTTTCAAAACCTGCTGGAAACGTATGACAAGTGCAAGGACGCAATTGGGATCCCTGTAACCGACGCCGACGGCAGCGTCAATGAAAAGAAAACGTTGCTGCCGATTTTTCATACGACGTTCAAGTCGGAAATTTGCGTTTATCTCGATTGCGATGGGGGATTTGTCCGCGCAAGCCGCGACAGAAAGGAGATCACGATCATTATCCCCTGTACGGAGGAATCTTCGGGCCGCTCAAATGACAAAGCGAATCCACAGCCGCATCCGCTATGCGACCAATTGGACTATGTGGGAGGAATCAAGGATAAAGGCTGCAAAAACTACCTTACACAGCTTGCCCAATGGAAAGGCGGCCATGCCGTGCTCAACGCAATCTATGCATATGTTGCGGGAGGGACGATTATTTCTGATTTAATGAAAAATGATATTTTTAAAGACAGTGAATATCGATCCGCGGCTGAAAACCCGGACGCGTCGTCCGTTGACTATGATAAAATCAGAAAGATCGGCATCCGCTTTGCCGTACAAACGGGCGAGAGGGTTTCCAACGTTTGGGAAGACAAGGAGATTCGGGATGCATGGATAGACTATGTCCGCAGCAAAACAGCCGCTAACGGTTCTTTGTTTGATTACCTGAGCGGATGCCCTGTCGATGCTGTGGCGACCCAGCATCCGAAAAATATCAACTCGATGACAGGCAACGCGAAGCTCCTTTCCTGTAACGATACGAGCGGCTTTACTTTTCGCGGACGGTTTGCGGCGCAGGATGACGCGGTGATCGTCGACTATGTGCAGTCGCAGAAGATGCACCAAATGCTCCGCTGGCTGATTGCCAATTACGGCTATATGGCCGATTCGCAGGTCATTGTGACCTGGGCGGTCGACAGCGATACCGAAGTAAAAGAAAAAGCGCAGGACAACACCTTTAGCCTCTTCAGGAATATGAAGACCATCGAAACGGATGCCGACGCTTTGTTGGACGTAAATACAACTGTGGTTTATGCGGAATATGCCCAAAAGCTCAAAAAGGCTTTGCAGGGATATGGAAAGGCAAGCGAGCTAAAGAAGCACGCGCGCAGGATTTGTATTGCGGTATTTGACGCTGCGACAACGGGCAGGATGGGCCTGTTGTTTTACCAGGAAATGCCCGAGCACACCTATCTTGAGAATATTGTCAACTGGCATACCGACACTTCCTATTTTCTTACCGCATGGAAAAAAGAGAAGGGTGAAAACGGGAAGGACAAAAGTACGATCATTCGCTATATAGGCGCGCCGTCTTATGACGATATTCTTTTCGCTGTATATGGGAAACCGCGGGGCGGAAACGACGCCGGATATAATAACCTGAAAAAGAAAGTGCGCAAACAGCTTTTGGAGTGTATGTTCGGTAACTTTGCTTTGCCTGAAAGCATGGTCAAAATGGCAGCGAACAGGACTTCACACCCGATGTCATTTACGGATGCAAAATGGGAGAACAGCGATAATGAGTGGACGCGCGCACTCAATATCACCTGTGCATTAATACGAAAATACTACAAACAACATTACAAGGAGGGATTACCATTGGAACTGGATGAGCTTCAAAAAGACCGCAGCTATTTATACGGCAGATGGCTTGCCGTGGCAGATAAGATCGAGGAGGACGCTTTGCGCTCTAAGGGCAAGCAAGGCGAACGTGCTACCAACGCGATCAGGCTTATGAGCAGCTATGCTGTAAAACCGCTCACAACGAAGCTTACATTAAGCCAACAATTGCAGCCCTACATCAACCAGAGATACTCGCTTTACAAAAACTTTTTCTTGCCGCTCATTACAGAGATCGACGAAAAATTGGAAGAATTCACGGATAATAACGAGGCGCTGTCCCCGTTGTACCTGCTTGGCTATTCCGCACAATACCGTGCATTATCAAAAAATAATAAATTAAAAAATTCGGAGGAAAATGACGATGGCAGTATTACAGAATAA
- a CDS encoding CRISPR-associated protein Cas4, translated as MIYREEDYLPLSGIQHFAFCPRQWALIHIEGQWNENYLTAGGRIMHARAHEGKDVEKRGDLVIFRALKVCSAELGISGECDVVEFHKSETGISLKEYPGVWLPYPVEYKRGQAKLDDCDRLQLCAQALCLEEMLCTKIEAGALFYGEPRKREAVIFTPELRGKVAETVKGMHELFSRKHTPRPVKQKHCQSCSIKEVCLPGLGKKTSISAKKYMEAHIE; from the coding sequence ATGATTTACAGGGAAGAAGACTACTTGCCGCTTTCCGGCATACAACATTTCGCTTTTTGCCCCCGGCAGTGGGCATTGATCCATATTGAAGGGCAATGGAACGAAAACTACCTAACTGCCGGCGGCAGGATTATGCATGCAAGGGCACACGAGGGAAAGGACGTTGAGAAGCGCGGGGATCTCGTGATTTTTCGTGCGTTGAAAGTTTGCTCCGCAGAGCTTGGAATTTCAGGCGAGTGTGATGTTGTAGAATTTCACAAATCAGAAACGGGGATATCCTTGAAGGAATATCCGGGTGTGTGGCTGCCATATCCTGTTGAATATAAACGCGGCCAGGCTAAATTGGACGACTGCGACAGGTTGCAGCTTTGTGCCCAGGCTCTTTGCCTTGAAGAAATGCTATGCACAAAAATTGAAGCAGGCGCTTTGTTTTACGGCGAACCCCGCAAAAGGGAAGCTGTTATATTCACACCGGAATTGCGGGGGAAAGTAGCCGAAACCGTAAAAGGGATGCACGAGTTGTTTTCACGAAAACATACGCCCAGGCCGGTAAAGCAAAAGCATTGCCAAAGTTGCAGTATCAAAGAGGTTTGCCTGCCGGGCTTAGGCAAAAAAACCAGTATCTCCGCAAAGAAATACATGGAGGCACATATTGAATGA
- a CDS encoding acetyltransferase yields the protein MEKRETDLSAFLAHLNKRQRVEGGSRIHKYMTYLAREAMKITAELNGAYHSPEEIRELFSELTGKRVDESFGLFPPFYTDCGKNITVGRDVFINSGCRFQDQGGITIGDGALIGHNAVLATLNHGFAPDDRKSLYPAPIAIGKNVWLGANVTVLPGVTIGDNAVIAAGAVVNRDVPANMVAGGVPAVLLKTIDKSPRAQQTFAEKLSKGV from the coding sequence ATGGAAAAAAGAGAAACGGACCTTTCTGCGTTTTTGGCGCATTTAAACAAGAGGCAGCGCGTTGAGGGCGGATCGCGGATTCACAAATACATGACATACCTTGCGCGTGAAGCGATGAAAATAACGGCGGAACTCAACGGAGCATACCATAGTCCGGAGGAAATCAGGGAATTGTTTTCCGAATTGACGGGAAAGCGCGTGGACGAGTCGTTTGGCTTGTTTCCGCCGTTTTATACGGACTGCGGCAAGAATATAACGGTGGGCAGGGATGTCTTTATCAATTCGGGCTGCCGTTTTCAGGACCAGGGCGGGATCACGATCGGCGACGGCGCGCTGATTGGGCACAACGCCGTGCTCGCAACGCTCAATCATGGATTTGCACCGGACGACCGGAAGTCGCTTTATCCGGCACCGATCGCGATCGGAAAAAATGTATGGCTGGGCGCGAACGTGACGGTTCTGCCGGGCGTTACCATTGGAGACAATGCGGTTATCGCCGCCGGCGCGGTTGTCAACAGGGATGTGCCCGCAAACATGGTCGCCGGAGGCGTACCGGCCGTTTTGCTCAAGACGATTGACAAATCGCCCCGCGCACAGCAGACTTTTGCGGAAAAACTTTCAAAAGGAGTATGA
- a CDS encoding type I-C CRISPR-associated protein Cas5: MKDDVISKIVKKRNSIEFEAYAKYALFSDPVTRVGGEKFSYQVPTYQAIKGIVESIYWKPTLIWVIDAVRIVNKIQTEGKGIRPIKMSGGNDLAYYTYLKDVRYQVLAHFEWNENRPELQNDHNENKHHNIAKRSIEKGGRRDIFLGTRECQGYVEPCEFGSGDGFYDDYNELSFGFMFHGIDYPDENKTRNADGTPARNFDIRFWNCVMQDGIIVFPPPDDSSLKRRTVFENQQVKQFIFGENMAPVDEEGSDD, encoded by the coding sequence ATGAAGGACGATGTGATAAGTAAGATCGTAAAAAAAAGGAATTCAATCGAGTTTGAGGCGTATGCAAAATACGCGTTGTTCTCAGACCCGGTGACCCGTGTCGGCGGCGAAAAATTCTCCTACCAGGTACCGACGTATCAGGCGATCAAAGGGATTGTGGAATCGATCTACTGGAAGCCTACTTTGATTTGGGTGATCGACGCCGTCAGGATCGTAAACAAAATCCAGACCGAGGGCAAGGGGATACGCCCGATCAAAATGAGCGGGGGCAATGATTTAGCGTACTATACCTATTTGAAAGACGTGCGGTATCAGGTGCTCGCGCATTTTGAATGGAACGAGAACCGCCCGGAACTGCAAAATGACCACAATGAAAACAAGCACCATAACATCGCCAAACGCAGCATTGAAAAAGGCGGCCGGCGTGATATTTTTCTCGGGACGAGGGAATGCCAGGGATACGTTGAACCGTGTGAGTTTGGGAGCGGCGATGGCTTTTATGACGATTACAACGAATTGAGTTTTGGTTTTATGTTTCATGGGATCGATTATCCGGATGAAAACAAAACCCGGAACGCGGACGGAACTCCCGCCCGGAATTTTGATATCCGCTTTTGGAATTGCGTGATGCAAGACGGGATCATTGTTTTTCCACCGCCGGACGACAGCTCGTTGAAGCGCCGTACTGTATTTGAAAATCAGCAGGTGAAACAATTTATCTTCGGAGAGAACATGGCGCCTGTTGATGAAGAGGGGAGTGACGATTAG
- the bdh gene encoding NADH-dependent alcohol dehydrogenase: MLGNFSYSNPTKLYFGENSLEYLRGELPNYGKNVLLVYGGGSIQKNGIYDEVVTILKACGKEIFEDAGVMPNPTVEKLYEGCRRAREANVDLILAVGGGSVCDYAKAVSVSAYCKEDPWDKYFLRIEDVDNKIIPVGCVLTMVGTGSEMNGGAVITNHESKLKIGHVFGDNVFPKFSILNPIYTFTLPKYQMTAGFFDIMSHILEQYFSGGDDNTSDYIMEGLLRSLIHSSKKAVVNPMDYEARSNIMWTATWALNTLVAKGKATDWMVHMIGQAVGAYTDATHGMTLAAVSMPYYRLILPDGLQKFKRYAVNVWGVSPNGKTDEEIAGEGLDCMEAYMKEIGLVMNLKDLGVTEEMLDGITDSTFIMDGGYKAMSHDDVRRVLEESMG; this comes from the coding sequence ATGTTAGGAAATTTCAGTTATTCAAATCCGACCAAGCTTTATTTTGGGGAAAATTCATTGGAGTACCTAAGAGGGGAGCTTCCAAACTACGGAAAAAACGTGTTGCTGGTATATGGCGGCGGTTCCATTCAAAAAAACGGCATTTATGACGAGGTGGTAACGATCCTCAAAGCCTGCGGCAAGGAAATCTTCGAGGACGCGGGCGTCATGCCGAATCCCACCGTGGAAAAGCTTTACGAGGGATGCAGGCGGGCTAGGGAAGCAAACGTGGACCTGATCCTTGCCGTGGGCGGCGGGTCCGTGTGCGATTATGCGAAAGCGGTTTCGGTCTCGGCGTATTGCAAAGAGGATCCGTGGGATAAATATTTCCTGCGTATCGAGGATGTGGACAACAAAATTATTCCGGTCGGCTGCGTGCTGACTATGGTCGGTACAGGTTCTGAAATGAATGGCGGGGCGGTCATTACCAACCATGAGAGCAAGCTGAAAATAGGGCATGTGTTTGGCGACAACGTATTTCCGAAATTCTCCATCCTGAATCCGATCTATACCTTTACACTGCCAAAATACCAGATGACAGCCGGATTTTTTGATATTATGTCGCACATTCTGGAGCAATATTTTTCCGGCGGGGACGACAATACTTCCGATTATATTATGGAGGGGCTTTTGAGGTCGTTGATCCACAGCTCGAAAAAAGCGGTAGTCAACCCGATGGATTATGAAGCGCGCAGCAATATCATGTGGACCGCTACATGGGCGCTCAATACGCTGGTGGCAAAGGGAAAGGCGACAGACTGGATGGTACACATGATCGGGCAGGCTGTGGGCGCTTATACCGACGCTACGCACGGTATGACGCTTGCCGCCGTATCCATGCCATATTACAGGCTGATCCTGCCGGACGGACTGCAAAAATTCAAACGCTACGCCGTCAATGTCTGGGGCGTATCCCCGAACGGAAAAACAGACGAGGAGATTGCCGGCGAGGGCCTTGACTGCATGGAAGCGTATATGAAAGAAATCGGCCTGGTAATGAACTTAAAAGACCTGGGGGTGACGGAAGAGATGCTGGACGGCATTACAGACAGCACCTTTATTATGGACGGCGGCTATAAGGCGATGTCGCATGATGATGTACGCAGGGTCCTGGAAGAAAGCATGGGATAA
- a CDS encoding type I-C CRISPR-associated protein Cas7/Csd2 gives MAVLQNKIDFALIFTVKNANPNGDPLGGNRPRTNSEGLGEVSDVCLKRKIRNQLQNLGNEIFVQMDESNTDGEKSLSDRFNSFLRTLSKEDQKSKDIVAQKACEKWMDVRSFGQVFAFKKGKDTAEVSLGIRGPMSIQSAFSTEPVVVESIQITKSVNSETTMDGKKSSDTMGMKHRVSKAVYVTYGSISPQLAQKTGFSEEDALAIKNALVSLFEGDESSARPSGSMQVLEVVWFVHDNKSGQYSSAKVHNSVKVDSDGKVTIDDLEGLTPEIIEG, from the coding sequence ATGGCAGTATTACAGAATAAAATCGACTTTGCGCTTATATTCACGGTGAAAAACGCTAATCCGAACGGCGATCCGCTCGGTGGGAACAGGCCCCGTACAAACAGCGAAGGACTGGGCGAGGTTTCGGATGTCTGCTTGAAGCGAAAAATCCGCAACCAATTGCAAAATTTGGGAAACGAGATTTTTGTTCAAATGGACGAGAGCAATACAGACGGTGAAAAATCCCTTTCGGACCGCTTTAATTCTTTCCTTCGCACCTTAAGCAAGGAAGACCAGAAATCCAAAGATATTGTGGCGCAGAAGGCATGTGAAAAATGGATGGACGTTCGCTCTTTCGGTCAGGTTTTTGCATTCAAAAAAGGGAAGGATACTGCTGAGGTTTCCCTTGGCATAAGGGGGCCGATGAGTATACAATCTGCTTTTAGCACGGAACCGGTTGTTGTAGAATCTATCCAAATCACTAAATCTGTGAACAGCGAAACAACAATGGATGGAAAAAAATCATCCGACACAATGGGCATGAAGCATCGCGTAAGCAAAGCCGTATACGTTACGTATGGCAGTATCAGCCCCCAGCTTGCCCAAAAGACCGGCTTTTCCGAGGAAGACGCCCTCGCTATCAAAAACGCGCTTGTTTCTTTGTTTGAAGGCGACGAATCCTCAGCGCGTCCCAGCGGATCAATGCAGGTGCTTGAAGTGGTGTGGTTCGTGCACGACAATAAATCCGGACAGTATTCATCCGCCAAAGTCCACAACAGCGTGAAAGTGGATAGCGACGGCAAGGTTACCATTGATGACCTTGAAGGGTTAACGCCGGAAATCATAGAAGGATGA
- the cas2 gene encoding CRISPR-associated endoribonuclease Cas2, which translates to MLVLLTYDVSTNTAAGRRRLARVAKKCLSYGQRVQNSVFECDLDWSQFLKLQNELKGIINAETDSLRFYNLGNHYSEKIIHIGAKPSIDLEGDLII; encoded by the coding sequence ATGCTTGTTTTATTAACATATGATGTTTCGACAAATACTGCTGCCGGAAGACGAAGGCTTGCCCGCGTTGCTAAAAAATGCCTGTCTTATGGACAAAGGGTGCAAAATTCGGTTTTCGAGTGCGACCTCGATTGGAGTCAATTCCTCAAATTGCAAAACGAGTTAAAGGGAATCATCAATGCCGAGACGGACAGCCTGCGATTTTATAATCTGGGTAATCATTATTCAGAAAAAATTATCCATATCGGCGCGAAACCCAGCATTGATTTGGAAGGAGATTTAATCATATAG